From the Pseudomonas monsensis genome, the window AGGCGCACATCCACTACTACTTCGAGCATGGGCGTGACGGGCATTGCCTGGTCTTCGGCGATGACCCCGGGCAATTGCCCGGAGCTGGCGCGGCGTCCTTCGATCACCTCGGCAAATCGCCGGCAGTACGTCGCTGGCAACTGCAGGCGGGCACACGAGCCGGCGGCGAGACTGCCCCGGCGTTGCGCACGGCTGAGGGGCAATCGGATCTGTCGGCCCTGCGCAGCGGGCAGTGGCTGTCGCTGCACGGCCATCCCTTTGCCGAGTGCAACCGGCACTGGCTGCTGAGCCGGATCGAACATCGCGCCGATACTGGCGCTGAACCGCCCTACAGCAATCGCATCGCGGGCGTCGCGCAAATGCTGGCGCCTGCCGCTACCGCCCGGCTCAGGCCACCGATGCACAGTCTGCAACGGGCCTGGGTGGTGTCGGTTGACGAGCCGCGCCCGGATCATTCGCGACCGGTGGCGGTGCAGTTCGACTGGCTCTATCAAGGCGAAGGTGCCGCCGCGAGCCATTGCTGGCTGCCGCTCGCCCCGTCACTGAACGCGACCTCGCTGGCGACCCTGCGTGAAGGTGTCGAGGTGGTGGTGAGTTTTCTTGAGGGCGACCCGGATCAACCCGTGATCAGCGGGGTATTGCTGGAACCGGCACTTGCCGACGACAACGAAGAAGGCGAGCCGGTTTTCGCTGACGAACTGCCAAGTGCCGGGTTTGCGCAATGGCTGAAGTCGGCGGAACCGATGTTGCTGTTGTGTCTGGTGCCCGGTGGTGGCAGTTACCAGCATTGTCCGGCGTCGGTGTGCAGCTGTCGGTTGCTCGCTTCGCTGGACCAGAGCGGCGCACCATGAGCGGCGCGGCGCTTGAGCCACCTGCGCGGTGGTTGCTGCTCGACGGTCCCGACGCGCCCCGTGCCCTGGCGGTATTGCGCCAGAGCTTCGTCGCGGTGCGCCGCTGGCAATTATTCGAGGGCACCGAGTTTCAACCGGTCAGCGACGTGGGCCCGGTGTTGGTCGACTTACAGGCTCAAAGCGCGTTGGCAGCGTTGTGTCACCACGATCCGTTTACCTGGCGCGGGCTGCTGCTCGACTCAGATGCCTCGGAGCAGCTGCTGTTGAGTCACCTGCGGCGCATGCTGACGGTTTCGTTCGGCCGCAATCACCGGGCCTTGCTCGGCTATTACAACCGCCAGACCGCGAGCTATTTCTTCGACGCCTGCGATGCCGCCGAGCTGAGTCGCTGGCTGGGGCCGATCCGCCGGTTGCGCTGGTTCGGCGGCACCTGGCCCGATCGGGCGATCGGCAGTCAAGGCTGGCAGCAATTGCGCAATCCGCAGTGGCCGGTCGAACCCTTGGGGATCGAACAAAGCCTCACGTATCGTCAGCGCGAGCGGTTGCAGACGTGCCTGCTGGAACAGCACATCTGGCGCTGGAGCCAAGCGATGGGAACCGATTACGCGTGCATGGCCTCCCATGTTCAGCAAGGTCTGGCCCTGGGTTTCAGCGAACGGACGGTGCTGGATGCCTGGTTGTGGCTACGCTTGCAGCAT encodes:
- a CDS encoding type VI secretion system Vgr family protein, whose product is MFDPVNEPSFRLDVAGLSDPFEVLAFTGSEGISEPFAFDIDLLIADPHLDLAGLLYRCAFLQFGPLRAGLNGQLLRVVQYEHGEGLRLCRVSLGPKLSCLALRFSQRIFSGRSVPQILMQVLKEHGIVGAQCRFDLHGDYPPRAFCTQYRESDLQFVQRLCAQAHIHYYFEHGRDGHCLVFGDDPGQLPGAGAASFDHLGKSPAVRRWQLQAGTRAGGETAPALRTAEGQSDLSALRSGQWLSLHGHPFAECNRHWLLSRIEHRADTGAEPPYSNRIAGVAQMLAPAATARLRPPMHSLQRAWVVSVDEPRPDHSRPVAVQFDWLYQGEGAAASHCWLPLAPSLNATSLATLREGVEVVVSFLEGDPDQPVISGVLLEPALADDNEEGEPVFADELPSAGFAQWLKSAEPMLLLCLVPGGGSYQHCPASVCSCRLLASLDQSGAP
- a CDS encoding DUF4123 domain-containing protein, translated to MSGAALEPPARWLLLDGPDAPRALAVLRQSFVAVRRWQLFEGTEFQPVSDVGPVLVDLQAQSALAALCHHDPFTWRGLLLDSDASEQLLLSHLRRMLTVSFGRNHRALLGYYNRQTASYFFDACDAAELSRWLGPIRRLRWFGGTWPDRAIGSQGWQQLRNPQWPVEPLGIEQSLTYRQRERLQTCLLEQHIWRWSQAMGTDYACMASHVQQGLALGFSERTVLDAWLWLRLQHPRAELPDFPRALTAQERLDHVRRYWQKDQS